Proteins encoded within one genomic window of Candidatus Eisenbacteria bacterium:
- a CDS encoding glycosyltransferase family 2 protein, which produces MSDTSSTPVVGIVLLNWRNYPASSRCLESLARITYPAARTYLVDNASADGSMERLTAEFANRGIEFLWNDANLGFAAGCNVGVRRALADGCGYVLLLNNDCVVDRPDFLEHGVAAAEADPRVGIVGGKILFFPDTTRIWSTGGWIGRWGDEHHVGHGETDRGQYDTAADRTFISGALMLIRRRVLERLGELPEAYFFGKEEWEYSTRAIRAGFVLRYEPSFRVLHEASDSHEWTDPTYVYNGTLSKVLYRRRNLSAPAFALWWAVFRAYLEFLLPLRHALQRGRFLKGMPFTTLRAAMRSAVRDVPGCEKVTLEMLERFRRDSGLVTSPPGRAAGATERA; this is translated from the coding sequence ATGAGCGACACGAGTTCAACCCCGGTTGTGGGCATCGTCCTCCTGAACTGGAGGAACTACCCGGCATCGAGCCGGTGTCTCGAGTCCCTCGCGCGGATCACCTACCCGGCGGCGCGGACCTACCTGGTGGACAACGCCTCCGCGGACGGCTCGATGGAACGCCTGACCGCCGAGTTCGCGAACCGTGGGATCGAGTTCCTGTGGAACGACGCGAACCTCGGCTTCGCGGCGGGCTGCAACGTCGGTGTCCGTCGCGCGCTCGCCGACGGCTGCGGGTACGTGCTCCTGCTCAACAACGACTGCGTGGTGGATCGCCCCGACTTTCTCGAGCACGGAGTGGCCGCGGCGGAGGCCGACCCGCGTGTCGGAATCGTCGGCGGCAAGATCCTGTTCTTCCCCGACACGACCCGGATCTGGAGCACCGGCGGCTGGATCGGACGCTGGGGAGACGAGCACCACGTCGGCCACGGCGAGACCGATCGCGGGCAATACGACACCGCGGCCGACCGGACGTTCATCTCCGGTGCGCTCATGCTGATCCGGCGCCGGGTGCTCGAGCGGCTCGGCGAGCTGCCCGAGGCGTACTTCTTCGGCAAGGAGGAGTGGGAGTACTCCACGCGCGCCATCAGGGCCGGCTTCGTGCTGCGCTACGAGCCTTCGTTCCGCGTGCTGCACGAAGCGAGCGATTCGCACGAGTGGACGGATCCGACCTACGTCTACAACGGCACGCTCTCGAAGGTGCTCTATCGTCGCCGCAATCTCTCGGCGCCGGCGTTCGCGCTGTGGTGGGCGGTGTTTCGCGCCTATCTCGAATTCCTCCTGCCGTTGCGTCACGCGCTCCAGCGCGGCCGCTTCCTGAAAGGCATGCCGTTCACGACCCTGCGTGCGGCGATGCGGTCGGCGGTGCGCGACGTGCCGGGCTGCGAGAAGGTGACGCTCGAGATGCTCGAGCGCTTTCGGCGCGACTCGGGACTGGTGACGTCGCCGCCCGGCCGGGCCGCCGGCGCGACCGAACGCGCCTGA